In Patescibacteria group bacterium, a single genomic region encodes these proteins:
- the rplF gene encoding 50S ribosomal protein L6 codes for MSRIGKKPLAIPENTTVTVAGRVVTVKGPLGELAREIHSLINVAVADGHVNVSAQNTTAEAKMLWGTWSSHIMNMMEGVTKGYTKKLIVEGIGYKSDVKGDTLAMSLGFSHPVNMKLPKGLKVTAEKNLITITGQDKELVGQFAAQVRANKVPEPYKGKGIRYDDETIRRKEGKKTA; via the coding sequence ATGTCACGAATCGGCAAAAAACCTCTCGCTATCCCAGAAAATACCACTGTTACTGTGGCTGGCCGAGTCGTGACCGTAAAGGGTCCTCTTGGTGAGCTTGCTCGTGAGATACACTCTTTGATCAACGTTGCTGTGGCCGATGGTCATGTGAATGTTTCTGCACAAAACACCACTGCTGAAGCAAAAATGCTTTGGGGCACTTGGTCTTCACATATCATGAACATGATGGAAGGCGTCACCAAGGGCTACACCAAGAAGCTCATTGTCGAAGGCATTGGTTACAAGTCTGATGTAAAGGGGGACACTCTCGCAATGTCTCTCGGCTTTTCTCATCCGGTGAACATGAAGCTCCCAAAGGGCCTCAAGGTCACTGCCGAGAAAAACCTCATCACTATCACCGGCCAGGACAAAGAGCTCGTCGGCCAGTTTGCCGCGCAGGTCCGCGCCAACAAGGTTCCTGAGCCATACAAGGGCAAAGGTATCCGATATGACGACGAGACCATCCGACGCAAGGAAGGCAAGAAGACTGCATAA
- a CDS encoding uL15 family ribosomal protein: MQSHEIKRIHKNKISRQVARGGKRGKTAGRGTKGQNSRSGRKKRPEMRDIIKKIPKLRGRGRNSFLGFQVAMVPVNFEAIEKHFAAGDEVNPETLVAKGLIEMYKGGFPPVKILAEGELTKKITVSGCAVSAPAKAKIEKAGGMVK; the protein is encoded by the coding sequence ATGCAATCACACGAAATCAAGCGAATCCATAAGAACAAGATCAGCCGCCAGGTAGCGCGCGGTGGCAAGCGTGGCAAGACCGCGGGCCGAGGTACCAAGGGGCAGAACTCACGATCAGGACGCAAGAAGCGACCAGAGATGCGAGACATCATCAAGAAGATTCCAAAGCTCCGAGGCCGAGGCCGAAACAGCTTCCTTGGTTTCCAAGTAGCGATGGTGCCGGTCAACTTTGAAGCAATCGAAAAGCACTTCGCGGCAGGTGATGAGGTCAATCCAGAAACTCTCGTTGCAAAAGGCCTCATTGAAATGTACAAGGGCGGTTTTCCTCCAGTGAAGATCCTCGCGGAAGGCGAGCTCACCAAGAAGATTACCGTCTCAGGGTGTGCGGTATCTGCTCCAGCGAAGGCGAAGATCGAGAAGGCGGGCGGTATGGTAAAATAA
- a CDS encoding type II toxin-antitoxin system RelB/DinJ family antitoxin, whose product MNTTIQLRIDKATKVSAQKVLAELGLDMSSAMKLFLRTVSRTKSIPFEIRTVNGFTPGQEARMIKETEWAEKHGKRYKNAEELTKHLLS is encoded by the coding sequence ATGAACACCACTATTCAACTTCGTATCGATAAGGCGACCAAAGTAAGCGCTCAAAAGGTGCTTGCCGAGCTTGGTTTGGACATGTCTTCCGCGATGAAGTTGTTTCTTCGTACGGTATCTCGCACCAAGTCGATTCCTTTTGAGATCAGGACTGTTAATGGTTTTACTCCTGGCCAGGAAGCGCGAATGATCAAGGAGACCGAATGGGCGGAGAAGCATGGGAAGCGGTACAAGAATGCTGAGGAATTAACAAAACACCTACTTTCCTAA
- the rpsH gene encoding 30S ribosomal protein S8: MVKDTLSDYISNIKNAAASQKELVTLPYSNLLMAVTDLLEKEGYVKNATKKGKKGIRSVEIKLVYTGNLARMHGAERISKPSKRIYAGATDLPRVKNGFGTLVVSTSKGVMTDVQARKDGLGGELLFKIW, encoded by the coding sequence ATGGTAAAGGATACTCTCAGCGACTACATTTCAAATATCAAAAACGCAGCTGCTTCACAGAAAGAGCTCGTCACTTTGCCATACTCAAATCTTTTGATGGCCGTCACTGACCTCCTCGAGAAGGAAGGCTACGTGAAGAATGCCACGAAGAAAGGCAAGAAAGGAATCAGGAGTGTCGAGATCAAGCTCGTCTACACAGGCAACCTCGCTCGAATGCACGGTGCTGAGCGGATCTCAAAGCCTTCTAAGCGCATCTATGCTGGTGCCACCGACCTGCCTCGAGTGAAGAATGGCTTCGGTACTCTCGTTGTCTCTACCTCAAAGGGAGTCATGACCGACGTGCAAGCTCGAAAGGACGGCCTTGGCGGCGAGCTTCTCTTTAAGATCTGGTAA
- a CDS encoding type Z 30S ribosomal protein S14: protein MAKTSVIARSQKKPKFSTRIVRRCFRCGRKRGFMRDFGLCRICFREFANEGMIPGIKKSSW, encoded by the coding sequence ATGGCGAAAACATCAGTCATCGCACGATCTCAGAAGAAACCGAAGTTTTCTACTCGGATTGTTCGACGCTGTTTCCGCTGTGGTCGAAAGCGAGGCTTTATGCGAGATTTCGGTCTCTGCCGTATCTGCTTCCGAGAGTTCGCGAACGAAGGCATGATCCCAGGCATTAAAAAATCATCATGGTAA
- the rplX gene encoding 50S ribosomal protein L24 has protein sequence MHVKKDENVIVIAGKDKGKKGKILKAMPKENLVLVDGVNVHKRHIKAQRNGKKGEIVEKAMPIHVSNVKLVEARKK, from the coding sequence ATGCACGTAAAAAAAGACGAAAACGTAATAGTGATTGCCGGCAAGGACAAGGGCAAGAAAGGCAAGATCCTCAAGGCGATGCCAAAGGAGAATTTGGTATTGGTTGACGGCGTCAATGTCCACAAGCGACACATCAAGGCTCAGCGAAATGGCAAAAAGGGTGAAATTGTCGAGAAGGCGATGCCGATTCACGTCTCAAACGTTAAGCTCGTCGAAGCTCGTAAGAAATAA
- the rpsC gene encoding 30S ribosomal protein S3, giving the protein MSHVVHPYAHRLGIIRDWKSRWFGADKTKYVSYLKCDVTLREYLDKKLRGFYTAGVDIERNSKNLRVVIKTSRPGMLIGKSGEGATALRNDILNFIKKNKLAMPPELKLDIEEVRSPESNAAIVAYTVAEGLEKRLPFRRVMKQTIEKVMANRDVLGVKIYLTGRLGGADMARQEELKRGRVPLQTLRADVDFKREKAHMTYGDIGIKVWIYRGEIFAEKAKAAKPNHNQN; this is encoded by the coding sequence ATGTCACACGTCGTCCATCCATATGCACATCGATTGGGAATCATCCGAGACTGGAAGTCTCGCTGGTTCGGCGCGGACAAGACAAAGTACGTATCGTACCTCAAGTGCGACGTCACTCTTCGTGAATATTTGGACAAGAAACTCCGTGGTTTTTATACTGCTGGCGTAGATATCGAGCGAAATTCTAAAAACCTTCGCGTGGTCATCAAGACTTCTCGACCAGGTATGCTCATCGGCAAGAGTGGAGAAGGTGCCACCGCGTTGCGAAACGACATCCTCAATTTCATCAAGAAGAACAAGCTTGCAATGCCTCCAGAGCTCAAGCTCGACATCGAAGAGGTCCGATCTCCTGAGTCTAATGCAGCCATCGTTGCCTACACTGTGGCAGAAGGCCTCGAGAAGCGCCTCCCATTCCGACGCGTCATGAAGCAGACCATTGAGAAGGTGATGGCAAACCGAGACGTCTTGGGAGTGAAGATCTATCTCACTGGCCGACTTGGCGGTGCCGATATGGCCCGACAGGAAGAGCTCAAGCGTGGCCGAGTTCCTCTCCAGACCTTGCGAGCCGATGTAGATTTCAAGCGTGAAAAGGCGCACATGACCTATGGCGACATCGGCATCAAGGTGTGGATCTACCGAGGTGAGATCTTTGCTGAGAAGGCAAAGGCGGCGAAGCCTAACCACAATCAGAACTAA
- the rpsQ gene encoding 30S ribosomal protein S17 — MEKNTKIKATKVSQGTAPAAAVVSKPKTLTGKVVSDKMKDTIVVAVDTFNKMPKYGKYMKSTKRFQAHDAGNTKKIGDTVTIIETRPISKNKHFRVI, encoded by the coding sequence ATGGAAAAGAACACTAAAATCAAAGCAACCAAAGTCTCCCAGGGCACCGCTCCTGCGGCTGCGGTTGTATCGAAGCCGAAGACTCTCACCGGCAAGGTCGTGTCTGACAAAATGAAGGACACTATTGTCGTCGCTGTCGATACCTTCAACAAAATGCCAAAGTACGGCAAGTACATGAAGAGCACCAAGCGATTCCAGGCACACGATGCAGGCAACACCAAGAAGATCGGCGATACTGTCACTATCATCGAGACTCGACCGATCTCGAAGAATAAGCATTTCCGCGTTATTTAA
- the secY gene encoding preprotein translocase subunit SecY: protein MVTLTEKIKLIFTDKILRKKVLFVLVGLVLFRLLATIPVPGVDVLRLEAFFRTNEFLSLINIFSGSGLSNLSVVMLGVGPYITASIIMQLLTMMSPKLKAMYQEEGDAGRIKFSQYSRRLSIPLAMVQAYGFLLLLSKQGLLGDLSGTSLFVNIIVITAGSALLMWIGELITEYGIGNGLSMIIFAGIVSQLPPVLGQFRDILAADPSKLPFYIAFALIACVVIWAVVIITEAERSIPVTYAKQVHGGGSTNGGSTYLPLRVNQAGVIPIIFALSILLLPQMVFNFVKELSTNPTLIDISQKALAFLNNNWVHAIAYFVLVFLFTYFYTAVTFDPQQIATNLQKGGAFIPGVRPGDSTALYLSKVVTRITLVGAVFLSAIAVLPLILQNTTGNTSFAIGGTALLIVVSVVIDLVKKVEGQVSMRSY from the coding sequence ATGGTAACGCTTACCGAAAAAATAAAACTCATCTTCACCGACAAGATCCTTCGCAAGAAGGTGCTCTTTGTGCTGGTCGGACTAGTATTGTTCCGACTCCTCGCTACTATCCCAGTGCCGGGCGTCGATGTCCTCCGACTCGAAGCTTTTTTCCGAACCAATGAATTTTTGAGCCTCATCAACATCTTTTCTGGTAGCGGTCTTTCCAATCTTTCTGTTGTGATGCTCGGTGTCGGTCCATACATCACGGCATCGATCATCATGCAGCTTTTGACTATGATGTCGCCAAAGCTCAAGGCGATGTACCAGGAGGAGGGAGATGCTGGACGCATTAAATTTTCTCAATATTCTCGACGCCTGAGCATCCCTCTCGCAATGGTACAGGCCTACGGCTTTTTGCTCCTTTTGTCGAAGCAGGGCTTACTCGGCGATCTTAGCGGCACCAGTCTTTTTGTGAACATCATCGTCATCACGGCTGGCTCAGCCCTGCTCATGTGGATCGGCGAGCTCATCACTGAATATGGCATTGGTAACGGCCTCTCAATGATTATCTTTGCTGGTATCGTGTCGCAGCTTCCTCCGGTATTGGGTCAATTCCGCGATATTTTGGCCGCAGACCCATCGAAGCTTCCGTTTTACATCGCCTTCGCTCTCATTGCGTGTGTGGTGATCTGGGCAGTGGTCATTATCACCGAAGCAGAGCGTTCTATCCCCGTCACCTATGCCAAGCAGGTGCATGGTGGCGGCAGCACCAACGGCGGCTCGACCTACCTTCCGTTGCGAGTGAACCAAGCCGGCGTGATTCCAATCATTTTCGCGCTTTCCATTCTGCTTTTGCCGCAGATGGTCTTCAATTTTGTGAAGGAATTGAGCACTAACCCAACTCTCATTGATATTTCACAAAAGGCGCTCGCTTTCTTGAACAACAACTGGGTTCATGCGATCGCGTATTTCGTGCTCGTCTTCCTCTTTACCTACTTCTACACTGCGGTCACCTTCGATCCTCAGCAGATCGCAACCAATCTTCAGAAGGGTGGGGCATTTATCCCAGGTGTTCGCCCAGGCGATTCCACCGCTCTATATCTCTCGAAGGTAGTCACACGCATCACTCTTGTCGGCGCCGTCTTCTTGTCAGCGATTGCGGTGCTTCCTCTCATCTTGCAGAACACAACCGGCAACACTTCGTTTGCGATCGGTGGAACAGCGCTTTTGATCGTTGTTTCTGTGGTGATTGATTTGGTGAAGAAGGTTGAAGGACAGGTTTCGATGCGGTCGTACTAG
- the map gene encoding type I methionyl aminopeptidase, with protein MPLIKTAADIVLLREAGKRHARILRIAAEMTKPGVETRAIDDRIYMLITQGDPKLGVPGGDQPSLLNFQPDFADRPFPASSCISVNEEVVHGIPNENNRVLKVGDIVSIDFGLLHKGVYTDAAVTVPVVDAEGTGISPAVQKLLDATKEALVAGIKVAKGGARVGDIGYAIEQVCKKHKLGLVEELCGHGVGNAAHEEPYVPNFGKRGDGMLLKPGMVLAIEPMFNLGTANIVLMPDGYTFRTADMKPSAHFEHTVLIREGDAEVLTVL; from the coding sequence ATGCCTTTAATTAAAACCGCGGCCGACATCGTATTGTTGAGAGAGGCGGGGAAACGCCACGCGCGGATTTTGCGTATTGCAGCAGAAATGACGAAGCCTGGTGTCGAGACCCGCGCCATAGACGACCGCATTTACATGCTCATCACCCAAGGTGACCCGAAGCTCGGTGTGCCTGGCGGCGATCAGCCTTCACTTTTGAATTTTCAACCGGACTTTGCTGACCGTCCGTTTCCCGCATCATCTTGTATTTCCGTGAACGAAGAGGTGGTGCATGGTATTCCGAATGAAAACAATCGTGTGCTCAAAGTGGGGGATATTGTGAGTATCGACTTCGGCCTGCTTCACAAGGGAGTCTATACCGATGCAGCGGTGACGGTGCCGGTAGTGGATGCGGAGGGTACCGGTATTTCTCCTGCAGTCCAAAAGTTGCTTGACGCCACAAAGGAAGCTCTCGTTGCTGGAATCAAAGTGGCGAAGGGTGGTGCTCGAGTTGGCGACATTGGTTACGCCATAGAGCAAGTGTGCAAAAAGCACAAGCTCGGTCTAGTGGAGGAGCTCTGTGGTCATGGGGTGGGAAATGCTGCTCACGAGGAGCCGTATGTCCCGAATTTTGGCAAGCGCGGCGACGGCATGCTCCTGAAGCCCGGCATGGTGCTCGCTATCGAGCCGATGTTTAATCTCGGTACGGCCAATATTGTCCTCATGCCCGACGGCTATACCTTCCGCACGGCTGATATGAAGCCGAGTGCCCATTTTGAGCATACCGTGCTAATCCGCGAAGGGGATGCTGAGGTTTTGACGGTTTTGTAG
- a CDS encoding nucleoside monophosphate kinase: MNPQTFIFIGRSGAGKGTQAVLLQAYLEKGAGAAAGAPGADGAPALPVKYLQTGAEFRSFLQGDSYTQKTAKALSAKGALQPAFLAIYMWAKFFTEKLTGGEHLIIDGTPRKRDEAQVLDSVFGFYGRSKPIVLFMNISEAEAARRLAARQRLDDNSAEIRGRLAWYKTDVELAVEWYRTNPNYRFVEVSGEQSEAKIHTDIIAAVAATPSK, from the coding sequence ATGAATCCACAGACGTTTATCTTCATTGGGCGATCGGGTGCGGGGAAGGGTACACAGGCGGTTCTATTGCAGGCGTACCTGGAAAAAGGTGCAGGTGCTGCTGCCGGTGCCCCCGGTGCTGACGGTGCGCCAGCCTTGCCGGTGAAGTACCTCCAAACGGGTGCAGAATTCCGCTCGTTTTTGCAGGGGGATTCGTACACACAGAAGACCGCGAAGGCGTTGTCAGCGAAGGGCGCCCTGCAGCCAGCTTTCTTGGCGATCTATATGTGGGCGAAGTTTTTCACTGAGAAGCTTACGGGCGGGGAGCATTTGATTATCGACGGTACACCGCGTAAGCGAGATGAAGCGCAAGTGCTCGACAGCGTTTTTGGTTTCTATGGTCGCTCAAAGCCAATCGTGCTTTTTATGAATATTTCGGAAGCAGAGGCGGCTCGCCGACTCGCCGCCCGCCAGCGCCTCGACGACAACAGTGCTGAAATCCGCGGCCGTCTCGCTTGGTATAAGACCGATGTTGAGCTAGCAGTGGAATGGTATCGCACCAATCCGAATTATCGTTTCGTGGAGGTGAGTGGCGAGCAATCGGAGGCGAAGATTCACACGGACATTATCGCTGCAGTTGCGGCCACTCCCTCTAAATAA
- a CDS encoding NYN domain-containing protein — MMKKPANNYAFIDSQNLNLGVLGLGWRLDFSRFRVYLKDKYDVSSAFIFIGYVPGNERLYSYLQKSGYICIFKPTLELPDGAVKGNVDAELVLNTMIELPNFDKAVVVSGDGDFYCLARHLISNRKCEAIIVPNKYKYSALLRFKDIKPYLRFINDLQNKLEKK, encoded by the coding sequence ATGATGAAGAAACCCGCAAATAACTATGCTTTTATAGATAGCCAGAATCTGAATTTGGGTGTACTTGGTCTTGGTTGGAGGCTTGATTTTTCGCGCTTTCGAGTCTATCTGAAAGATAAGTATGATGTGTCTAGTGCCTTTATTTTTATAGGATACGTACCCGGGAATGAGAGGTTGTACTCTTACCTCCAAAAATCTGGCTATATTTGTATTTTTAAACCCACCCTGGAATTACCTGATGGGGCAGTGAAAGGCAATGTCGACGCCGAACTCGTACTGAACACCATGATTGAGCTTCCAAATTTCGACAAAGCAGTGGTCGTTTCTGGGGACGGTGACTTCTACTGCCTGGCACGACACCTTATTTCGAATAGAAAATGTGAAGCGATCATTGTACCGAACAAATACAAATACTCTGCTCTCTTGAGATTCAAAGACATTAAGCCCTACCTCCGTTTCATAAACGACCTGCAAAACAAGCTTGAGAAAAAATAA
- a CDS encoding 30S ribosomal protein S5: MDTNPTQSAPATPAPEAKPVPLAGTAPTQQIAQADAKRPAPARSGFGGFAGRGGARGGAGGDRPRRGPAREPRAKPEFDQKIISIRRVTRVAAGGRRFTFSVAIAAGNRKGWVGVGTGKAGDTAIAIDKAMRSAKKHMIKLALTKDMSVPYDVDAKYCSARVSIRPNRAKGLVAGSSVRNVLELAGVKNVTAKLFSGTKDHLNNARAAILALSEFDPKNSHKRLVRPARAAHTASAAKA, translated from the coding sequence ATGGATACCAACCCAACACAATCAGCTCCAGCGACTCCGGCACCAGAAGCAAAGCCAGTACCATTGGCAGGAACTGCGCCAACTCAGCAGATTGCCCAGGCAGATGCCAAGCGTCCAGCACCAGCACGAAGCGGTTTCGGTGGCTTTGCTGGACGAGGTGGTGCTCGCGGTGGCGCCGGTGGCGACCGACCTCGACGTGGTCCCGCTCGAGAGCCTCGCGCAAAGCCTGAATTTGATCAGAAGATCATCAGTATCCGACGTGTGACTCGAGTGGCTGCCGGCGGACGACGCTTCACTTTCTCTGTGGCTATCGCTGCAGGAAACCGAAAGGGTTGGGTGGGTGTTGGTACTGGCAAAGCTGGAGACACCGCTATTGCGATCGACAAGGCAATGCGCAGCGCAAAGAAGCACATGATCAAGCTCGCACTCACCAAGGACATGTCTGTTCCTTATGACGTTGATGCAAAATACTGCAGTGCACGAGTGTCTATTCGACCAAACCGAGCCAAGGGCCTCGTGGCGGGTAGCTCGGTGCGAAATGTGCTCGAGCTTGCAGGCGTGAAGAATGTCACCGCCAAGCTCTTCTCGGGTACCAAGGACCATTTGAATAACGCACGAGCAGCCATCCTCGCTCTCTCAGAATTTGATCCAAAGAACTCACACAAGCGATTGGTGCGACCAGCTCGAGCCGCTCATACTGCTAGCGCCGCAAAAGCGTAA
- the rplN gene encoding 50S ribosomal protein L14, with translation MIQPRSIVTIADNTGAKIGRIFKVLGSAGKRYAQIGELVILSVQKAEPRKAIKKKDVLRAVVVRQRNPFRRKDGSYIRFDENAVVIIEREKMEPIGGRVFGPIPREIAEKGFQKIASLAPEIV, from the coding sequence ATGATCCAACCACGCTCAATCGTAACTATTGCAGACAACACCGGCGCGAAGATCGGCCGTATCTTCAAAGTGCTCGGCAGCGCGGGGAAGCGATACGCCCAGATCGGTGAGCTCGTGATCCTCTCTGTGCAGAAGGCAGAGCCTCGAAAGGCGATCAAGAAGAAGGATGTTCTTCGAGCAGTGGTCGTGCGACAGCGCAACCCATTCCGACGCAAGGACGGTTCATACATCCGATTCGATGAGAACGCTGTGGTGATCATCGAGCGAGAAAAGATGGAGCCAATCGGCGGCCGTGTCTTCGGTCCTATCCCTCGAGAAATCGCGGAAAAGGGTTTCCAGAAGATCGCTTCTTTGGCCCCAGAAATCGTATAA
- the rplR gene encoding 50S ribosomal protein L18: MATTKTQLAQITRARRQKRIRAKISGTASCPRLAVYRSNKYVYAQLINDEAGKTLAAATSLKMKGKMMEKAVMVGKEIAEKAKALKIAKAVFDRGGFIYTGKIKAIADAARAGGLTF; this comes from the coding sequence ATGGCTACTACCAAAACACAACTTGCACAGATCACCCGAGCACGACGCCAGAAGCGAATTCGCGCGAAGATTTCTGGCACCGCATCATGCCCTCGTCTCGCTGTGTATCGATCAAACAAGTACGTGTATGCTCAGCTCATCAACGATGAGGCAGGGAAGACCCTCGCGGCCGCTACCTCTCTCAAGATGAAGGGCAAGATGATGGAGAAGGCCGTCATGGTAGGCAAGGAGATCGCGGAGAAGGCAAAGGCCTTGAAGATCGCTAAGGCAGTCTTCGATCGAGGTGGCTTTATTTACACTGGCAAGATCAAGGCTATTGCCGATGCGGCTCGAGCCGGCGGCCTCACATTCTAA
- the rpmC gene encoding 50S ribosomal protein L29, with the protein MKEIKKISDKEILKTIDEKRVALKEFRLGSSGSKLKDVKAGRNLRKDIARLLTEVSARNNATPVVPVAPKAVAASKKAAKAKVAKVTVK; encoded by the coding sequence ATGAAAGAAATCAAGAAAATCAGCGACAAAGAAATTTTGAAGACCATCGATGAGAAGCGAGTGGCTTTGAAGGAGTTTCGACTTGGCTCTTCTGGTAGCAAGCTCAAGGATGTGAAGGCTGGCCGAAATCTCCGAAAGGACATTGCTCGACTTCTCACCGAGGTCTCTGCGCGAAACAATGCTACGCCTGTCGTCCCAGTTGCTCCAAAGGCAGTTGCTGCGTCAAAGAAGGCGGCGAAGGCCAAGGTTGCTAAAGTTACCGTTAAATAA
- the rplP gene encoding 50S ribosomal protein L16 produces MLLPKKVKHRKWHRMRRNYAKPFIETRGIALAFGSFGLKAMTPARVTSNQIEAARKVISRFAGKSGKVWIRIFPDMPYTAKAAEVPMGSGKGEPQGYCAEVKAGRIIFEVDGVVDTEAKEALRKAGTKLPLKSKVISR; encoded by the coding sequence ATGTTACTCCCAAAGAAAGTAAAACATCGCAAGTGGCACCGAATGCGCCGAAACTACGCTAAGCCTTTCATCGAGACTCGAGGCATTGCTTTGGCATTTGGATCATTTGGCCTCAAGGCGATGACCCCTGCGCGAGTAACCTCAAACCAGATCGAAGCAGCACGAAAGGTGATCTCTCGATTTGCTGGAAAGTCAGGAAAGGTGTGGATTCGCATTTTCCCAGACATGCCATATACCGCAAAGGCCGCTGAAGTGCCGATGGGTTCCGGAAAGGGTGAGCCACAGGGATACTGTGCAGAAGTGAAGGCAGGTCGTATCATCTTTGAGGTGGACGGTGTTGTCGACACCGAAGCAAAGGAGGCTCTTCGAAAGGCAGGCACCAAGCTCCCATTGAAGTCTAAGGTCATTTCACGATAA
- the rplE gene encoding 50S ribosomal protein L5 codes for MNGVKEKQNKTFETLKGALGITNIMETPKLVKVVLSSGIGSVKDKKKIELIADRMNRIAGQKVVVKTAKKSIATFKSRQGDPAGYQVTLRGDRMVNFLNKLINIALPRTKDFRGIARKAIDEMGNINIGIREHTIFPETSDEELKDVFGFAATIVTTAKDAKSAEIFFEYLGIPFMKPEEEKKLAAKGRKAKE; via the coding sequence ATGAACGGAGTAAAAGAAAAGCAGAATAAGACATTCGAGACCCTCAAGGGAGCTCTTGGTATTACGAATATCATGGAAACACCAAAGCTCGTAAAGGTGGTGCTTTCGTCTGGCATTGGTTCTGTAAAGGACAAGAAGAAGATCGAGCTCATCGCCGACCGCATGAACCGCATCGCGGGCCAGAAAGTAGTGGTGAAGACAGCGAAAAAGTCGATCGCGACCTTCAAGTCTCGACAGGGCGACCCAGCCGGCTACCAGGTGACCCTCCGAGGCGATCGAATGGTGAACTTCCTCAACAAGCTCATCAACATCGCCCTCCCTCGAACCAAGGACTTCCGTGGTATTGCGCGCAAGGCCATCGATGAGATGGGTAACATCAACATCGGTATCCGCGAGCACACCATCTTCCCTGAGACTTCAGACGAAGAGCTCAAGGACGTCTTCGGCTTCGCGGCGACCATCGTCACCACGGCGAAGGATGCAAAGTCGGCGGAGATCTTCTTCGAATACCTCGGCATCCCTTTCATGAAGCCGGAGGAGGAGAAGAAGCTGGCCGCGAAGGGTCGGAAAGCCAAGGAATAA
- the rplV gene encoding 50S ribosomal protein L22 has product MVTASLNDYRQAPRKVRLVANLVKGKKVGDAMTMLDFLVKEASGPMKKLIASAVANAKTNFNLSAENLFIKNVQVNGGTIMKRSMPRARGSAFPIHKHSSHVTLVLDVVAEKPKKVTKAAKTASAVKAAPKTNKDSK; this is encoded by the coding sequence ATGGTTACCGCATCACTCAACGATTATCGACAGGCTCCGCGAAAGGTTCGTCTCGTGGCGAATCTCGTAAAGGGCAAGAAAGTAGGCGATGCGATGACCATGCTTGATTTCCTCGTGAAGGAAGCTTCTGGTCCAATGAAGAAGCTCATTGCTTCTGCTGTGGCCAACGCGAAGACCAACTTCAATCTCTCTGCAGAGAACCTTTTCATCAAAAACGTGCAGGTCAATGGCGGCACCATCATGAAGCGCAGCATGCCTCGAGCTCGTGGTAGCGCTTTCCCGATCCACAAGCACTCAAGCCACGTCACTTTGGTCTTGGATGTCGTGGCAGAGAAGCCAAAAAAGGTGACAAAGGCCGCGAAGACAGCGAGCGCGGTAAAAGCGGCTCCAAAAACTAACAAAGATAGCAAATAA
- the rpsS gene encoding 30S ribosomal protein S19 — MTRSLAKGPYVAEILLKKIAGKKPEQAGVIKTWARDSQISPEMVGYKFGVHNGKDHIEVLVTEEMVGHRLGEFALTRKFVRHGGKMQKELEAKKKEAEIAAAQTAKATVAEKK; from the coding sequence ATGACCCGATCACTCGCAAAAGGACCATATGTAGCGGAGATTCTTCTCAAGAAGATCGCCGGCAAGAAGCCAGAACAAGCTGGGGTTATTAAGACCTGGGCTCGAGACAGCCAGATTTCACCGGAAATGGTGGGATATAAGTTTGGCGTCCACAATGGCAAAGATCATATTGAAGTGCTTGTCACCGAGGAAATGGTAGGTCACCGCCTCGGTGAATTTGCGCTTACCCGAAAGTTTGTACGACACGGAGGTAAGATGCAGAAGGAGCTTGAGGCCAAGAAGAAGGAGGCTGAGATCGCAGCTGCCCAGACCGCTAAGGCCACCGTGGCAGAAAAGAAATAA